Part of the Chloracidobacterium thermophilum B genome is shown below.
CGCAGCAGATCGAGCGGCGAAGGCGTAAAACGTTGCTCACCCCAGCCCACTTCGGTCTGCTGCATCTGGAGGTCGTAGTAGCGGATGCGCTCAATCAACTGGCGATAATAGGCGTTGAGCGCCGGATGCGCCCGCGCGCCGGTCGGGGATTCCAGCAACACATCCAGCGCCAGGTTGAAGTATTCGCGCGCCGACTCCGAACGGTTGGCATCAAACGCCCGTGTGCCCAGGACAAAGTAGTTCTCCGCCCGTTCGGTCAGGGCACGGACCCACTCCGGCGGCGGCTCATCGCCGGGAAGGTTCATTCCGGGAAAGACAAGGTCGCGGGGTGGCGCGGCTGGCAGCGCCGTTCCCTGGGCGGCTGCCGAACCGGTGAACAAGACCGCTCCCAAGCACCAAGCTATCCCAAACTGCCAAACCTTCATTGATTTAACCCGTCAGAACGCATGCCGTGCTTCAGTTGTCGGCTGGCTGCTTCCACAGACAAACCCGATAGACTCTTGGCACCAGACATCTGCCCGGTGCTATGGCATAGCCGCTAGGCTATACGCTTTGTTGTGTGGTCTGCAAGCCAGACGCTGCCTCTGGCTCCGGCTTGACGACTTCGAGCGTGGCGTGGATGTCCCGCGCCCGAATGATGAAACTGAGGTATTCCTCCCAGGTTTTGCGAAAGATTCGCCAGCGTGGATGCCGGTTGACGGCATTGACAAGCCAGGCCACGCCCAGCCAGCGCCACAGGCGCAGGAAGGTGATCTCGATGCGGAGCAGGCGAAAGCCGCCGCCAGCGTAGTGCGCCGCCGGATGCCCGACAGCGAAATAGTCAAAGCTGTAGGCGCTCAGATGCCAGCGGTGTGTCGGGTCATTCCACGAACCGAGCGACGAGTAATGCGGCGTCTCGATGTAGAGCCGCGCCCCCGGTGCTGCAATGCGGTGCAGTTCAGCCAGAAAGGCCGGAACCGAGGCCACGTGCTCGATGACGTGCCGGGCGTGGATTTCATCAAACGCCCCGTCAGGAAACGGATAGGGGATGACGTTCAAATCGTGGACGACATCCACGCCGGGCAAAGCCACCTGGTCTAATCCAATTGCCCCCGGCAGCTTCCGTCGTCCGCAACCCACATCGAGCCGGCGGCATTCCCTCCGCGCAGCGTCCATGGTCAGTCTTCAACCGGCGGACGGCGAATGGCATAGATGGCCGCCCGCGCCTGCTCCGCCAGCTTGGGATGCGAAGCCGAAAGGCCGGCCAACTGCCCCAGCAAATCTGAGGTACGCAGCAACAGCCGCGCCACATCGCCTTCAACGGCTTCGGTCATGGCCAGCAGGGCCTCCCAAGTGCACTGTCCATCGGCCCATGTCCACAGCAACCGGCCGGCATCGTAGTCAATCGTCATCGTGCAGTAGTTGTCATAGCGCGCCTGCACATCAGCAATGGCGTAGGCAATACCGCGCACCTGCCGCAGCGGACGCAGATATTCGGCGCGGGTTTCTTCATAGAGCGGAAACTCGCGGTCTTCGGCGGCAATGGCTCCACACAGGGCGGCCAGGTGACGCGGGCTTTCGACATCGAGGATGCCAGCCCGGATCAGCTCACCGACGAAAACCGCATTGTCCACCCGCAACTGTGCGGCCCACCGCCCATCGGCCGTCGGCTGCCAATGCTGGTCAAGATAACCGTAGTGCTGCAACACAGCGACACATTTTTTGAAGCGTTCCCACAGACCGTTTTCGATTTCAGAGCAACGGGCCGCAAGGTGCTCATAGCGCCGCTGGGCTTCCAGCATTTCCGCTGCGCGGGGCGCACAGTTGCTGACCTGCGAGCACGTGGAACAGGGAAAATCGGCGGCGGCGGCTTCGAGCCGTCTTACCGTGTTCACAGCCGCTTCATAATCGGCGCGGGTGTCGGGATCATCAAGATCGAGCTGCCGTTTGGCATTTTGCCAGCGGCGCAGTTGCTTGCGTGCTGCCGCCAGTTCACGGGCAATCGGACGGTACGCGGCAAAGGTCTGGGCGCGGTCGCCGGCCGGGCACAATTCGGCGTCGGCATCAAGCAGGGCTTTGACTTCCTGAAGTCGTGGCCGCAGGCGGTCAGCGAGCTTCCGGTTCTGAAAGTGCCGGAAACTGCGCTCGATGAGACTGCGGGCTGCCTGGGGCGACATTTTCTGAAGCAGGTTGAGCGCCATGGTGTAGTTGGCATCAAAGGCGCTTTCGACCGGCTCCGGCGGGCTGAGCAGTTTTTCGGCAATGACGTGCATATCCTGGAAGGGGCCGGGCACGAAAATGGCAAACCCGACCCGGTCACGTCCCCGCCGGCCGGCGCGGCCGGTCATCTGGGCCAGCTCGAAGGCCTTGATGTCCCGGTGGCCGTCATCGGAGCGCAGGCTGGAAGCCGTAATCACCACGGAGCGCGCTGGCATGTCAATTCCGGCGGCCAGTGTCGAGGTCGCAAAAACGGCGCGCAGCGCGCCAGCCGCCATCGCCCGTTCGACGACGTGTTTCCAGGCCGGCAACTGGCCGGCGTGGTGGGCGGCAATGCCCTTTCGCAACAGCAAAAAGAACTGCCGGTGCTGTTCGACGTAGGTGGCTTCGTCGGGGTACTCCGCAACGATATTGGCAATGCGCCGCTGCTGCTCGCTGGACAAATCCGGCAGGCGCGTCCGGCGGAAGCTGTCCACGGCTTCGTCACACCCACGGCGACTTGGAAGGAAGATGATGGCTGGCGTGAGGTCGTACTGAAGCAGTGTGTTCAGCACATCCGGGAAGGAAGCCGGTTCAAATGGCAGACGCACGTCGCAACTCCACGAACAGGATTGAAGCCATCTCTACCACTGGTGCGCCCTGGCGCAGGTGCGTGCTTGGCGTGTGGTCGCATACAGTGTACCGTAGGCTTTCCGGTCAACAGTGTGCTGCGGGACGTTACCCTAATCCGGGAGGAAACGGTGATGGAAATTCTAACCCTGCAAAACCCTGACATTCAACACAACTGCACGGTCAAGAAAGTGGATGACAAAGGCAAGGAAAGTGTCTGCAACGGTCACCTGCGGGAATGGCTGACCGTGCCGGACGAGCTGCGCAAGCAGTTGAAGCCTGGAGAAACCTACTACCGGTGCCGCCGCTGCGGGGCTGTCTATCGCGGTCCAATACGTCGCCATCTGCGGGGCGTCCAGGTGTCCAACCGGTCCATCGTGCCGCAACCGCCGCTCCCGACGCAGTTTCCCGTCGTGGAGGTGTAGCCACAGGGTGAATGGCGGATGGCGAATGGTGGGTAGTGGATAGCAGCCGGGGAGCATTCGTGCCTTATGGCATTGTTCCGAGGCTCCCTGACCGACTGGAGACGCGGCTGATTTTGTGCAGGAGCTCAAATCTCCTGCCGCAAGAGAACGTCAACAGCGTGTTGAGCGCCTGCGGCGAAATCGGGAAGCAGCCGATCAGGCTTGTGCAAGCACGGCGTCACTGACTGCTATCCACATTTCGACGGAGCGAAAATTATGGAAACAAACATACGACAGACTCACGCAGATTTGATAAAGGCCATCACAGAGATTGCTGCGGCCATGCCCCTGGCGC
Proteins encoded:
- a CDS encoding class I SAM-dependent methyltransferase, with the protein product MDAARRECRRLDVGCGRRKLPGAIGLDQVALPGVDVVHDLNVIPYPFPDGAFDEIHARHVIEHVASVPAFLAELHRIAAPGARLYIETPHYSSLGSWNDPTHRWHLSAYSFDYFAVGHPAAHYAGGGFRLLRIEITFLRLWRWLGVAWLVNAVNRHPRWRIFRKTWEEYLSFIIRARDIHATLEVVKPEPEAASGLQTTQQSV
- a CDS encoding DEAD/DEAH box helicase, which encodes MRLPFEPASFPDVLNTLLQYDLTPAIIFLPSRRGCDEAVDSFRRTRLPDLSSEQQRRIANIVAEYPDEATYVEQHRQFFLLLRKGIAAHHAGQLPAWKHVVERAMAAGALRAVFATSTLAAGIDMPARSVVITASSLRSDDGHRDIKAFELAQMTGRAGRRGRDRVGFAIFVPGPFQDMHVIAEKLLSPPEPVESAFDANYTMALNLLQKMSPQAARSLIERSFRHFQNRKLADRLRPRLQEVKALLDADAELCPAGDRAQTFAAYRPIARELAAARKQLRRWQNAKRQLDLDDPDTRADYEAAVNTVRRLEAAAADFPCSTCSQVSNCAPRAAEMLEAQRRYEHLAARCSEIENGLWERFKKCVAVLQHYGYLDQHWQPTADGRWAAQLRVDNAVFVGELIRAGILDVESPRHLAALCGAIAAEDREFPLYEETRAEYLRPLRQVRGIAYAIADVQARYDNYCTMTIDYDAGRLLWTWADGQCTWEALLAMTEAVEGDVARLLLRTSDLLGQLAGLSASHPKLAEQARAAIYAIRRPPVED